One stretch of Natronolimnobius baerhuensis DNA includes these proteins:
- a CDS encoding OapC/ArvC family zinc-ribbon domain-containing protein, translating to MPHQCTNCGRTFPDGSKEMLSGCPDCGGNKFQFTPSSASSSSASNEPAPSSSSAATSDPGDADSTGPGTADAAADDSAPATERESVTARAAETVRDWVSSDETTEATSSSSSGTDPATDTPTRADETWAEGAASSEADQSPATETQSATADASQSAADAASQSGGADSSQPAADEPTQPAGRKSSHEADGDDHAWPQTATPESLPDDAPDEMEAFSEWPETARRPEDRRSTPDSSKRSETDSSEQAGPTAPSESATQSETSSSHSVDSSSNSKAQPTTTYADSENSAQADARSGVVSENELPVHSHSSGDHAGTDAQDQTEQPSPAESASTAEISSVAQSQTGGADTAEATQPDSDPTADATDTPPEHGRVVSEPTGDEPSIEDLREELNQQFESIKIVRPGQYELNLMELYNREEYIISLQEDGRYVIDVPDSWRDGDGDDA from the coding sequence ATGCCACACCAATGTACGAACTGTGGTCGGACGTTCCCTGACGGCTCCAAGGAGATGCTGTCGGGCTGTCCCGACTGTGGCGGGAACAAGTTCCAGTTTACGCCCTCGAGTGCAAGTTCGAGTTCGGCATCGAACGAACCCGCTCCCTCGAGTTCGAGTGCAGCCACATCCGACCCCGGTGACGCGGACTCAACAGGACCCGGCACGGCCGACGCCGCGGCGGATGACTCCGCACCCGCCACTGAACGCGAGAGCGTGACCGCTCGTGCTGCGGAGACGGTTCGTGATTGGGTGTCGTCGGATGAGACGACCGAGGCGACCTCCTCGAGTTCGAGTGGAACCGACCCGGCGACAGACACGCCAACTCGAGCAGACGAGACGTGGGCTGAGGGGGCCGCATCGTCGGAGGCCGATCAATCTCCAGCGACCGAAACGCAGTCTGCAACAGCGGATGCGTCCCAGTCTGCAGCAGACGCCGCCTCTCAGTCGGGGGGAGCCGATTCGTCCCAGCCTGCAGCAGATGAACCCACGCAGCCGGCAGGACGTAAGTCGTCCCACGAAGCAGATGGCGACGACCATGCGTGGCCACAAACCGCGACTCCGGAATCGCTTCCCGATGACGCTCCAGACGAAATGGAGGCGTTCTCGGAGTGGCCGGAGACCGCACGCCGGCCAGAAGACCGCCGATCCACGCCTGACTCGAGTAAGCGTTCCGAGACAGACTCGAGCGAGCAGGCTGGCCCGACGGCTCCGTCCGAGTCGGCCACTCAATCGGAGACGTCATCCTCACACTCTGTGGACTCGAGTTCCAACTCGAAGGCACAGCCGACGACGACGTACGCAGACAGCGAAAACTCCGCGCAGGCGGATGCGCGAAGCGGCGTTGTCTCCGAGAACGAACTTCCGGTTCACTCACACTCGAGTGGCGATCACGCTGGGACAGACGCTCAAGACCAGACTGAGCAGCCGTCGCCAGCCGAGTCTGCATCGACGGCTGAGATTTCGTCGGTGGCTCAGTCTCAAACCGGTGGGGCTGACACTGCCGAAGCGACACAGCCCGATTCCGACCCGACGGCCGACGCAACCGATACGCCACCGGAACACGGCCGCGTCGTGAGCGAACCGACCGGCGACGAGCCATCGATTGAGGATCTTCGGGAGGAACTCAACCAGCAGTTCGAGAGCATCAAGATCGTTCGCCCTGGACAGTACGAACTCAACCTGATGGAACTGTATAACCGCGAGGAGTACATTATTTCGCTGCAAGAGGATGGCCGATACGTGATCGACGTCCCTGACTCCTGGCGCGATGGCGACGGCGACGACGCGTAG
- a CDS encoding Era-like GTP-binding protein, with protein sequence MGLFTELKDSVSRVTDRLFSEQEPKRIGIYGPPNAGKTTLANRIARDWTGDAVGTESHVPHETRRARRKENVEIERDGSTVTIDIVDTPGVTTKVDYEEFTDEMDEDDAIRRSREATEGVAEAMHWLREDVDGVIYVLDSAEDPITQVNTMLIGIIESRDLPVLIFANKIDLDDASVKRIEDAFPQHKTVPLSAKEGDNMDEVYDNIADYFG encoded by the coding sequence ATGGGATTGTTCACAGAACTCAAAGATAGTGTCTCTCGGGTTACGGACCGCCTGTTCTCAGAACAGGAACCCAAACGTATTGGTATCTATGGTCCGCCGAACGCTGGTAAGACGACCCTCGCGAACCGTATTGCACGTGACTGGACTGGTGACGCCGTCGGAACGGAAAGTCACGTTCCACACGAAACGCGTCGCGCACGTAGAAAAGAAAACGTCGAAATCGAACGCGACGGAAGCACGGTGACAATCGACATCGTCGACACGCCGGGTGTGACGACGAAAGTCGACTACGAAGAGTTCACCGACGAAATGGACGAAGACGACGCGATCCGTCGCTCTCGAGAAGCAACCGAAGGTGTCGCCGAAGCGATGCACTGGTTGCGCGAAGACGTCGATGGCGTGATCTACGTCTTAGATAGCGCAGAAGATCCGATCACACAGGTTAATACCATGCTGATCGGGATTATCGAATCTCGTGATCTTCCTGTTCTTATCTTCGCGAACAAGATCGATCTCGACGACGCGAGCGTCAAACGTATCGAAGACGCCTTCCCACAGCATAAGACGGTCCCGCTGTCGGCCAAAGAAGGCGATAACATGGACGAAGTCTACGATAACATCGCGGACTACTTCGGGTGA
- a CDS encoding DUF7090 family protein: MEYTLEIDETPETIAGGTGILLLHPSTGETDRIDTDFLKVDTDHFLVVSTRTTAREVKQKLEYYDVDEERAEILDTLSIERGYSRRKTDTVHYVAAPDDIDGIVEHIEGFLSEHDGKLRISFDSVTELAYYAGDDDALEAVERILNLLEEYDAVGLFHLSEDPHDDAVVDAFREQFAGIIDLDEDGSVDADF, from the coding sequence ATGGAGTACACGCTCGAGATTGACGAGACGCCGGAAACGATTGCAGGCGGGACAGGAATCCTCTTGCTCCATCCGAGTACAGGCGAAACAGATCGCATCGATACCGACTTTCTGAAAGTCGATACGGATCACTTCCTCGTCGTCTCCACGCGAACCACTGCCCGCGAAGTCAAACAAAAACTCGAGTACTACGACGTCGACGAAGAGCGCGCCGAAATTCTGGATACGCTCTCAATCGAACGCGGCTACTCCCGACGCAAAACCGACACCGTCCACTACGTCGCCGCCCCCGACGACATCGACGGCATCGTCGAACACATCGAGGGCTTTCTGAGCGAACACGACGGCAAACTCCGCATTAGCTTCGACTCCGTCACCGAACTCGCCTACTACGCCGGCGACGACGATGCACTCGAGGCCGTCGAACGAATTCTCAACCTGCTCGAGGAGTACGACGCCGTTGGCCTCTTCCACCTCTCGGAAGACCCACACGACGATGCAGTTGTCGACGCGTTCCGTGAGCAGTTTGCTGGGATTATCGACCTCGACGAAGACGGCAGTGTCGACGCCGACTTCTAA
- a CDS encoding DUF7089 family protein — translation MFSERDCSSAVAAVRDEYAPDAMVLDCDRDFETLAPARAEGLGLVVEALEPASYPSSWLPDASPTLLERYVGSDLTIGMPGDGSIAWTRQTTPPVVLVKPRVEGTPESFLNFLLAEALVELGLEVPEHFIGFFEDQYRELDKAVALDPNDTYQVAAALFDGWVGLQTRDEFATWHGTHPDLADAWQDAGTRLEDRISGLPRAVARGETSFADATELACSGLKHALELPAPFAALDTEAYVEHGPAYAVQWAEKTFDSLAE, via the coding sequence ATGTTCAGCGAACGAGACTGCTCGAGTGCCGTCGCGGCCGTTCGGGATGAGTATGCACCCGACGCGATGGTACTCGACTGTGACCGGGACTTTGAAACACTCGCACCCGCCCGCGCGGAGGGCCTCGGGCTCGTCGTCGAGGCACTCGAGCCGGCGAGCTATCCGTCGTCGTGGCTGCCAGATGCTTCACCGACGCTCCTCGAGCGCTACGTCGGCTCGGATCTCACGATAGGCATGCCAGGGGACGGTAGCATCGCCTGGACGCGCCAGACGACGCCACCAGTCGTGCTGGTCAAACCCCGCGTCGAGGGGACGCCAGAATCGTTTTTGAACTTCTTGCTCGCCGAGGCACTCGTCGAACTCGGACTCGAGGTGCCCGAGCACTTCATTGGCTTCTTCGAGGACCAGTATCGCGAGCTCGATAAGGCGGTTGCGCTTGATCCGAACGACACCTATCAGGTCGCGGCAGCGCTGTTCGATGGGTGGGTTGGTCTGCAAACGCGCGACGAATTCGCGACGTGGCACGGCACCCATCCCGACCTCGCCGATGCCTGGCAGGACGCCGGCACACGTCTCGAGGATCGGATCTCTGGGCTCCCGCGGGCGGTTGCACGCGGCGAAACGTCGTTTGCGGATGCGACCGAACTCGCCTGTTCGGGGCTCAAACACGCACTCGAGTTACCGGCTCCGTTTGCGGCGCTCGACACCGAGGCGTATGTCGAGCATGGCCCAGCCTACGCCGTTCAGTGGGCGGAGAAAACGTTCGACTCACTCGCAGAATAA
- a CDS encoding nucleoside triphosphate pyrophosphohydrolase, with amino-acid sequence MPTVYDKLVRDRIPAIIEATDEQPVTHTVENEEYADRLAAKLCEEAAEFDEDRTLEELADVLEVINAILAHRDIDRTELERARREKRAERGGFEEGIVLERVDEQ; translated from the coding sequence ATGCCAACAGTATACGACAAACTCGTTCGCGACCGTATTCCAGCGATCATCGAAGCAACCGACGAGCAGCCAGTAACACACACCGTTGAGAACGAAGAGTACGCAGACCGACTCGCAGCGAAACTCTGCGAAGAAGCCGCCGAGTTCGACGAGGACCGAACGCTCGAGGAACTAGCAGACGTTCTCGAGGTCATCAACGCGATACTCGCACATCGAGACATCGACCGAACCGAACTCGAGCGCGCTCGTCGAGAGAAACGGGCCGAGCGCGGCGGGTTCGAAGAGGGGATCGTCCTCGAGCGAGTTGACGAACAGTAA
- a CDS encoding DUF2073 domain-containing protein, whose protein sequence is MPQATNDDSESPENGVQIDLISGERMQGMASMEKIRMILDGVHDGNIVILEEGLTPDEESRLIEVTMAEISPDEFNGIEIETYPKSDSRDSSLLGRIMGSEEADAKLTVIGPANQIETLHKDETLISALVSRD, encoded by the coding sequence ATGCCACAAGCAACCAACGATGACTCTGAGTCGCCCGAAAACGGTGTCCAGATCGATCTGATCAGCGGCGAGCGGATGCAAGGAATGGCCTCGATGGAGAAGATCCGCATGATCCTCGATGGCGTCCACGATGGCAACATCGTCATCCTCGAGGAGGGGCTGACGCCCGACGAGGAAAGCCGCCTCATCGAGGTGACGATGGCCGAAATCAGCCCGGACGAGTTCAACGGGATCGAAATCGAAACGTATCCCAAATCAGACTCGCGCGATTCGTCCCTGCTCGGCCGGATCATGGGAAGTGAGGAAGCAGATGCAAAACTCACGGTCATCGGACCAGCAAATCAGATCGAAACGCTTCACAAGGACGAAACGCTGATCAGCGCGCTCGTCTCCCGGGACTGA